The proteins below come from a single Seriola aureovittata isolate HTS-2021-v1 ecotype China chromosome 23, ASM2101889v1, whole genome shotgun sequence genomic window:
- the tmem88b gene encoding transmembrane protein 88 b: MSMTGTLEKGAHHQVLDLSEELPPHHHHHHHTNHHQHLHHSNSLASTMAVGGGRETPSRVVVPPPYSAAESGGGGSEAPLELRGSLDCWACSVLVTAQNLVIATINACLAGLVFGTILTPATVMVVFGFLCHSTVRPHGTTPYCSDLLTDGGCVALLVVGFLLVTPLLVLALAAYCRLARHLQLGLCFIPYSRAVYKNLPAAQHRGLGAGCCSGRDGADGSGKGKVWV, from the exons ATGAGTATGACTGGTACTCTAGAGAAGGGGGCCCACCACCAGGTCTTGGACCTGTCTGAGGAACTGCCgcctcatcaccaccatcatcatcacaccaaCCACCACCAGCATCTCCACCACTCCAACTCTCTGGCCTCCACCATGGCtgtgggtggagggagagagacacctTCACGTGTGGTCGTACCTCCTCCTTATTCTGCAGCTGAgagtggtggtgggggcagTGAAGCTCCTCTGGAGCTGAGGGGGTCCCTGGACTGCTGGGCCTGCTCCGTACTGGTGACGGCCCAGAACCTGGTGATCGCCACGATCAACGCCTGCCTTGCTGGACTGGTGTTTGGTACCATCCTGACGCCAGCAACTGTCATGGTGGTGTTTGGCTTCCTCTGCCACTCTACA GTCCGCCCTCATGGGACAACCCCCTACTGCTCAGACCTTCTGACTGATGGAGGTTGTGTGGCACTACTGGTGGTAGGCTTCCTCTTGGTGACCCCTCTGCTGGTCCTGGCACTGGCTGCATACTGTCGCCTGGCCCGACACCTCCAGCTGGGCTTGTGCTTCATCCCATACAGCAGGGCCGTGTACAAGAACCTGCCAGCCGCTCAGCACCGTGGCCTGGGTGCTGGCTGCTGCAGTGGCCGAGATGGAGCAGACGGCAGCGGGAAGGGAAAGGTCTGGGTGTGA
- the si:cabz01076231.1 gene encoding calcium-binding protein 2, producing the protein MSKEGERTPSTTSVDSASTDGRAKDSPSGSVSESPKKSSKKSKKSTESMNKVYTSVLNSVFGAERELAQAELDELQEAFKEFDYDQDGYLNYKDVAECMRTMGYMPTEMELLEIVQQIKMRMGGLMDFEDFTELMGPRMMGETADMLGLKELQSAFVQFDLDGDGKINQEEMKEAVKSMLGEKLKKGELEEILKELDINADGNIDFEEFVMMLSIR; encoded by the exons ATGTctaaggaaggagagaggaccCCTTCCACAACCTCTGTCGACTCAGCCTCAACAGACGG aAGGGCTAAAGACTCCCCATCAGGTTCAGTCTCTGAATCACCCAAGAAATCATCAAAGAAGTCCAAGAAAAGCACTGAGAGTATGAACAAAGTCTACACTTCTGTGCTCAACAGTGTTTTTGGGGCA GAAAGAGAACTGGCTCAGGCTGAGTTAGATG agctgcaggaggccTTCAAAGAGTTTGACTACGACCAAGATGGCTACCTGAACTACAAGGATGTGGCTGAGTGCATGAGGACAATGGGATACATGCCCACAGAAATGGAGCTGCTGGAGATAGTACAACAGATAAAGATGAGAA TGGGTGGATTAATGGACTTTGAGGACTTTACTGAGCTGATGGGACCCAGGATGATGGGAGAGACTGCTGACATGCTGGGACTCAAGGAGCTCCAATCTGCCTTCGTACAG TTTGACCTGGATGGAGACGGAAAGATCAACCaggaagagatgaaggaggCAGTGAAGTCGATGCTGGGAGAGAAGCTGAAGAAAGGAGAACTGGAGGAGATCCTGAAGGAGCTGGACATTAATGCAGATGGAAACATCGACTTTGAAG agTTCGTGATGATGCTCTCCATCCGCTAG